Proteins encoded together in one Nitrospirota bacterium window:
- a CDS encoding glycosyltransferase family 9 protein, with protein MELGPAPRIAVVKLGALGDVVYAFPLVSAVKAHRPKARLTWIVEARLAALPRLHPGVDEVVTVDTRLWRDLLRRGRWASAWSEFRGFARAVAGRFDLAIDAQGLLKSGVAARLTRAPIRVGFASSDCRERANAYCMTRHAAPVGAAHALVKNRGVLAALGIPSGDTRFEIRIPESDQTWARAWTDAQAGGSAAALTTLHPGAGHPGKRWPVERWLAAAERLAGAGRRVVIVAGPEDRATVSEAVKAMPRPAAVAAPPTVGALAALLKRAETVIAGDTGPLHLAAALGVRTVAVYGPSDPATAAPVGTGHTVIKHPCACGWVPGPSFNRRCAAGFACMREIQVDEVVRAVGVRGL; from the coding sequence GTGGAACTGGGGCCGGCGCCGAGGATTGCGGTGGTCAAGCTCGGGGCGTTGGGCGATGTGGTGTATGCGTTCCCGCTGGTCTCTGCGGTCAAGGCGCATCGGCCCAAGGCCAGGCTCACGTGGATCGTCGAAGCACGGTTGGCGGCCCTGCCGCGGTTGCACCCGGGCGTGGATGAGGTCGTCACCGTTGATACGAGGTTGTGGCGGGACTTGTTGCGCCGAGGCCGATGGGCCTCCGCGTGGTCGGAGTTCCGTGGCTTCGCGCGAGCCGTTGCAGGGCGATTCGATCTTGCGATCGACGCCCAGGGGTTGCTCAAGAGCGGGGTTGCGGCGCGGCTGACCCGCGCGCCGATCCGCGTGGGGTTCGCATCGAGCGACTGTCGCGAACGGGCAAACGCGTATTGCATGACGCGCCACGCCGCGCCGGTCGGTGCCGCGCATGCACTGGTAAAGAATCGCGGCGTGTTGGCCGCGCTCGGAATCCCGTCCGGGGACACGCGATTCGAGATCCGTATCCCGGAGTCGGATCAGACATGGGCTCGCGCGTGGACCGACGCCCAGGCGGGCGGAAGCGCGGCGGCTCTGACGACTCTCCATCCCGGCGCGGGCCATCCGGGCAAGCGCTGGCCGGTGGAGCGCTGGCTCGCGGCGGCTGAGCGGCTGGCGGGCGCGGGTCGTCGGGTGGTGATCGTGGCGGGTCCCGAAGACCGCGCGACGGTCAGCGAGGCCGTGAAGGCCATGCCTCGCCCCGCAGCGGTGGCCGCGCCGCCCACGGTGGGAGCGCTCGCCGCGCTGCTGAAACGCGCGGAAACCGTGATCGCGGGGGACACCGGGCCGCTGCATCTTGCGGCGGCGTTGGGCGTCCGCACCGTGGCGGTGTACGGGCCGTCGGATCCCGCGACCGCGGCGCCGGTCGGAACCGGGCACACCGTGATCAAACACCCGTGCGCGTGCGGGTGGGTGCCGGGGCCGTCCTTCAACCGGCGCTGCGCGGCCGGTTTCGCGTGTATGCGGGAGATTCAGGTCGACGAGGTGGTGCGGGCCGTGGGTGTCCGTGGCTTGTGA
- the waaF gene encoding lipopolysaccharide heptosyltransferase II — MIPAAPRSLLVRAPNWIGDAVMATPTLTALRAGFPAARISVLGRSAVADVLAGHPAVDEVVVDDHRGSHSGVLGRVRLAAEIRRRAFDTVLLLPNSFDSALAAAWARVPTRVGYRTDGRGPLLSVALPAPRRPLPHMTSYYLGLLSAWGLDGDARAVSLAVTANERDNARERLAEWGAKSTDRIVAMNPGAAYGSAKRWPAERFAAVANRLVRDGGFVIVLGSAAERALGDTITAGLDGRAVNAAGLTTIRDVMAILTWCRRLVTNDSGPMHLAAALGVPVTAIFGPTDPRATSPIGQRVTLLQHAVDCAPCRYRDCPIDHRCMTAVSVDEVYAAIGRSATGEIQIVFLDRDGTLNHDEGYLADPERLALLPGAAEAVAALNAAGVKVAIVTNQSGVGRGLIAPDALDRIHARLRALLAERGARVDGIYSCPHRPEEACACRKPESTLALRAARDLRVDATRSATIGDKAVDIELGSRLGGLSILVQTGHGTRTESDLADGPRPDYIARDLYDAVQWLGFSPSARP, encoded by the coding sequence GTGATCCCCGCAGCGCCGCGATCGTTGCTGGTGCGCGCGCCGAACTGGATCGGCGACGCGGTGATGGCGACCCCGACGCTGACCGCGCTGCGGGCGGGGTTTCCGGCCGCGCGCATATCGGTCCTGGGGCGATCCGCGGTGGCGGACGTGTTGGCGGGCCATCCGGCCGTCGACGAGGTGGTGGTCGACGATCATCGGGGATCCCACTCCGGAGTACTCGGGCGGGTACGCCTGGCCGCGGAGATCCGCCGGCGGGCGTTCGATACCGTGCTGTTGCTGCCCAACTCGTTCGACTCCGCGCTGGCGGCCGCGTGGGCCCGCGTGCCGACGCGTGTGGGGTATCGCACCGACGGCCGCGGCCCGTTGTTGTCCGTCGCGCTCCCGGCGCCCCGCCGACCGCTCCCGCACATGACGAGCTACTATCTGGGGCTGCTGTCGGCCTGGGGCCTGGACGGCGACGCGCGGGCGGTGTCGCTGGCCGTGACTGCGAACGAGCGCGACAACGCGCGGGAGCGGCTTGCCGAATGGGGCGCGAAATCAACCGATCGGATCGTCGCGATGAACCCCGGGGCCGCCTACGGGTCGGCCAAACGATGGCCCGCGGAGCGGTTCGCCGCGGTGGCGAACCGGCTGGTGCGCGACGGCGGGTTCGTGATCGTGCTCGGTTCCGCGGCGGAGCGCGCGCTGGGCGACACGATCACGGCGGGACTCGACGGTCGCGCGGTGAACGCGGCAGGCTTGACCACGATTCGCGACGTCATGGCGATCCTGACCTGGTGCCGGCGGCTGGTGACCAATGACTCGGGGCCCATGCACCTGGCCGCGGCGCTGGGGGTGCCGGTCACCGCGATCTTCGGCCCCACCGACCCGCGGGCGACGAGCCCGATCGGCCAGCGCGTCACGCTGCTCCAGCACGCCGTGGACTGTGCGCCGTGCCGATATCGAGACTGCCCCATCGACCATCGGTGCATGACCGCGGTGTCGGTGGACGAGGTGTATGCGGCGATCGGACGGTCCGCGACGGGTGAAATCCAGATCGTCTTTCTGGACCGCGACGGAACCCTCAACCACGACGAGGGGTACCTGGCCGATCCCGAGCGACTGGCCTTGCTTCCCGGTGCGGCCGAGGCCGTGGCCGCCCTGAACGCCGCGGGCGTGAAGGTGGCCATCGTCACCAACCAATCCGGGGTGGGGCGCGGCCTGATCGCGCCCGACGCGCTGGACCGGATCCACGCTCGGTTGCGCGCGCTGCTGGCCGAACGCGGGGCGCGGGTGGACGGGATCTACTCCTGCCCGCATCGACCCGAGGAGGCGTGCGCGTGCCGAAAGCCGGAATCGACCCTCGCGCTCCGCGCTGCTCGCGACTTGAGGGTAGACGCGACGCGCTCGGCGACGATCGGCGACAAGGCGGTTGACATCGAATTGGGAAGCCGTCTCGGAGGATTGTCGATCTTGGTGCAGACGGGCCACGGAACGCGGACCGAGTCGGACCTGGCTGACGGTCCGCGGCCGGATTATATTGCGCGGGATCTCTATGACGCTGTACAATGGCTGGGTTTTTCACCAAGCGCCCGTCCATGA
- the lpxK gene encoding tetraacyldisaccharide 4'-kinase yields the protein MLTPLSWIYGSAVQARLRWYGAGWGHVHHLGRPVISVGNLTVGGTGKTPLVIAIGEALLKRGVGVAVLSRGYGGRGERAGALVSDGRGTTFAWEESGDEPALMARRLPGAAVIVGANRVAAWRRFGDALRPGVVILDDGFQHLAIARDENVLLWDATDPIDRAALLPRGRLREPLAALSRATAVVITRVDQADPGAVAAVEREVRDQAGTLPVFRARFEPQSLVEVATGREQSPERLDGARVLAAAGVGRFDSFTHLVTRANARVVEAVRFSDHHPYLRSDLERLVARARDIGADMILTTEKDAVKLEQWATPQQGVWAVRIHAVIEPTGPWEAMLDRLAARVGRPA from the coding sequence ATGCTCACGCCCCTGTCGTGGATTTACGGCAGTGCCGTGCAGGCGAGGCTGCGGTGGTATGGGGCTGGTTGGGGGCATGTCCACCATCTGGGGCGGCCGGTGATTTCGGTGGGCAATTTGACCGTGGGTGGCACCGGCAAGACGCCGTTGGTGATTGCGATCGGTGAAGCGCTGCTCAAGCGGGGCGTTGGTGTCGCGGTGCTCAGTCGGGGGTACGGGGGAAGAGGCGAGCGCGCTGGCGCGTTGGTGTCCGACGGGCGGGGGACCACCTTTGCGTGGGAAGAAAGCGGTGACGAGCCTGCGCTCATGGCCCGGCGGTTGCCGGGCGCGGCGGTGATCGTGGGCGCAAACCGGGTCGCGGCCTGGCGGCGATTCGGCGACGCCTTGCGGCCGGGGGTGGTGATTCTGGATGATGGATTCCAGCACCTCGCGATTGCGCGCGACGAGAACGTGCTCCTGTGGGATGCGACGGATCCCATCGATCGGGCGGCACTCCTGCCACGGGGTCGGCTGCGCGAGCCGCTGGCGGCCTTGTCGCGCGCCACTGCCGTGGTGATCACCCGCGTGGACCAGGCGGATCCCGGTGCGGTGGCTGCGGTGGAACGCGAAGTGCGGGACCAGGCCGGGACGCTCCCGGTCTTTCGCGCCCGCTTCGAGCCGCAGAGTTTGGTCGAGGTGGCCACCGGGCGCGAGCAGTCGCCGGAGCGTCTGGACGGCGCGCGGGTGCTGGCCGCTGCCGGTGTAGGCCGTTTCGACTCATTCACGCACCTGGTCACGCGAGCCAATGCACGCGTAGTGGAGGCCGTGAGGTTTTCGGATCATCATCCCTACCTGCGCTCGGATCTGGAGCGCCTGGTCGCCCGCGCCCGTGACATCGGTGCGGACATGATCCTGACCACGGAGAAGGACGCAGTGAAGCTGGAGCAGTGGGCCACGCCGCAGCAGGGGGTGTGGGCGGTCCGGATCCACGCCGTGATCGAGCCGACGGGTCCCTGGGAAGCGATGCTCGATCGTCTGGCGGCGCGAGTGGGCAGGCCTGCGTGA
- a CDS encoding 3-deoxy-D-manno-octulosonic acid transferase, translated as MTSGNAGNLVFRTLYTAALAAGLVVTAPAYAVRAVRRGTGLALAERLGRVPETAAALRGRRPVWVHAVSVGEVTAAAPLLRAIKTRYPGLSLLVTTVTATGRQTVIERVPQADATAYFPLDLPIAINRALDAVAPGLFLSVETELWPNFLFALARRGVPAFLVNARLTERSARRYGWGRRLFAPALAGLMGVAAQTAADARRLASIGVDANRIVITGNLKFDQGVDEAEGTPRRAELGLAPDERLWVAGSTHPGEESLLLEAYLRVRREEPRLVLLLAPRHLDRLDKVETLVREAGAEPIRRSAIAAGNGRAGTGPPVILLDTLGELASLYGDATVAFVGGTLVPVGGHNLLEPAARGKPVLFGPHTHKCEEIAQALRDAGGGVQVASGDALAAHLRRLLADDALRGRMGECGLDMVARNRGAVERTISLLDPWLAELGGARP; from the coding sequence ATGACGAGCGGCAATGCCGGGAACTTAGTGTTTCGGACCTTATACACGGCGGCGCTGGCGGCGGGACTCGTGGTGACCGCGCCGGCTTACGCGGTGCGGGCGGTCCGCCGGGGGACCGGGCTGGCCCTGGCCGAGCGCTTGGGGCGCGTGCCGGAGACCGCCGCGGCGTTGCGCGGCCGTCGGCCCGTCTGGGTCCACGCCGTGTCCGTGGGCGAGGTCACGGCCGCGGCGCCGTTGCTGCGCGCGATCAAAACCCGGTACCCCGGCCTCAGCCTGCTGGTTACCACGGTCACCGCCACCGGGCGTCAGACCGTGATCGAGCGCGTCCCCCAGGCCGACGCCACCGCGTACTTCCCGCTCGACCTGCCGATCGCGATCAACCGCGCCCTGGACGCGGTGGCTCCGGGCCTGTTCCTGTCGGTGGAAACCGAGTTGTGGCCCAACTTTCTGTTCGCGCTCGCGCGACGCGGCGTGCCCGCGTTTCTGGTCAACGCCAGACTGACCGAGCGGTCGGCGCGACGGTACGGCTGGGGACGGCGTCTGTTCGCGCCGGCGCTGGCCGGGCTGATGGGCGTGGCCGCGCAGACCGCGGCCGATGCCAGGCGGCTGGCGTCCATCGGGGTGGACGCGAACCGGATCGTGATCACCGGCAACCTCAAATTCGACCAGGGCGTGGACGAGGCCGAGGGGACGCCCCGGCGTGCGGAGCTCGGACTCGCGCCCGACGAGCGGTTGTGGGTCGCGGGGAGCACCCATCCCGGTGAAGAATCCCTGCTCCTCGAGGCGTACCTTCGCGTTCGACGGGAAGAGCCGCGCCTCGTGCTGTTGCTCGCACCGCGGCACTTGGATCGACTCGACAAGGTCGAAACGCTGGTCCGGGAGGCCGGCGCTGAGCCCATCCGCAGGTCCGCGATCGCCGCCGGGAACGGACGGGCGGGGACCGGGCCGCCGGTCATTCTGCTGGACACGTTGGGGGAGTTGGCGTCGCTGTACGGCGATGCCACGGTGGCGTTCGTGGGCGGAACCCTCGTGCCGGTGGGCGGGCACAACTTGTTGGAGCCGGCGGCCCGGGGCAAACCCGTGCTCTTCGGCCCGCACACGCACAAGTGCGAAGAAATTGCGCAGGCCCTGCGCGACGCAGGAGGCGGCGTGCAAGTGGCGTCGGGTGACGCGCTGGCCGCGCACCTGCGGCGGTTGCTCGCAGACGACGCGTTGCGAGGCCGCATGGGCGAATGCGGCCTCGATATGGTGGCCCGCAACCGGGGGGCGGTGGAGCGGACGATCTCCCTGCTCGATCCCTGGCTCGCGGAGTTGGGGGGAGCCCGTCCATGA
- a CDS encoding DUF374 domain-containing protein, whose amino-acid sequence MSAPEPAWRRLAPSFVAALIRGLGSTMRIETVNGEGIAERWRAGHANILAFWHGRQLMMARLPYGGRGVDILISRHRDGELISRAMRSFGFASVRGSTTRGGSAALKTLIRRAREGRDLVITPDGPKGPRQIAQPGVIYLAKATGLPIFPVTFGASKKKSWRRGTGSSFRTRLPAASFSGANRSGSRARPTPRSVRLGARLWSVL is encoded by the coding sequence ATGTCAGCCCCTGAGCCCGCCTGGCGCCGCCTGGCGCCTTCGTTCGTCGCCGCGTTGATCCGCGGGCTGGGGAGCACGATGCGGATCGAGACCGTGAACGGCGAAGGCATCGCCGAACGGTGGCGCGCGGGCCACGCCAACATCCTGGCGTTTTGGCACGGCCGCCAACTCATGATGGCGCGGCTGCCGTACGGCGGCCGCGGCGTGGACATCCTGATCAGTCGCCACCGCGACGGGGAACTGATCAGCCGCGCCATGCGTTCGTTCGGGTTCGCATCGGTTCGCGGGTCCACCACCCGCGGCGGTTCGGCGGCGTTGAAGACCCTGATCCGGCGCGCGCGGGAGGGCCGCGATCTGGTCATCACGCCCGACGGGCCCAAGGGACCGCGGCAGATCGCGCAACCCGGGGTCATCTACCTGGCCAAGGCGACCGGTCTCCCGATCTTCCCCGTGACCTTCGGGGCGTCAAAAAAAAAATCCTGGCGACGTGGGACGGGTTCCTCTTTCCGTACCCGTTTGCCCGCGGCGTCTTTCTCTGGGGCGAACCGATCTGGGTCCCGCGCGAGGCCGACGCCGCGGAGTGTGAGGCTCGGCGCGCGGCTCTGGAGCGTGCTTTGA
- a CDS encoding ABC transporter transmembrane domain-containing protein, translating into MTSPMTAPRRVYARVLRLIAPHWKRLAVAAACAAAVSGLTAANLWLVQEVLDRIFIEKHREWLLPLALAIPAVALVKRLCQLAHVYLMAYTGNRIITDIRDALYQHILKLSMGFHTTRATGTLMSNVTNDVGQMQRAVNVVKELVQQPLTLAAMTGFILYQNWRLALIAIAVLPLGYYPLIRLGRRLKRLAHAGQERIAELSAMLQETFSGIAVVKGFGREEFEAERMQHINRRYFDNMMKVAMVSEFAPALMEVLGAAGAAGVVAYGGYAVISGQMTTGAFFSFLAACWLMYAPVRALSAANNTLLTASASAERVFAILDVETEERRDRGHRDLETVRDRIEFRGVGFTYEGAERPALSDISFAARAGDMVAIVGASGSGKTTLMNLLPRFIEPTQGLIAIDGVDLRDIRLASLRSRIGIVSQDVVLFDDTVRNNIAYGMAEVADADVIRAAEAAFAHTFVQRLPRGYDAVIGERGVTLSGGERQRLAIARAILRNPPILIFDEATSALDPESEAVVQQALANLMVRRTTFVIAHRLSTVQRATRIIVLDGGRIVEDGTHETLLAKQGAYARLYRIQFENQAGYVSP; encoded by the coding sequence GTGACGTCGCCAATGACCGCGCCTCGGCGCGTCTACGCTCGGGTGCTGCGGCTCATCGCCCCGCACTGGAAGCGACTGGCGGTCGCGGCCGCGTGCGCCGCGGCCGTGTCCGGGTTGACCGCGGCCAATCTCTGGCTGGTGCAGGAGGTGCTCGACCGCATTTTCATCGAGAAGCACCGCGAGTGGCTGCTGCCGCTCGCGCTCGCCATTCCGGCCGTGGCGCTCGTCAAACGGCTGTGCCAGTTGGCGCACGTGTATCTGATGGCCTACACCGGCAACCGCATCATCACGGACATTCGCGACGCCCTGTATCAACACATCCTGAAGCTCTCGATGGGATTCCACACCACGCGGGCGACCGGCACGTTGATGTCCAACGTGACCAACGACGTGGGGCAGATGCAGCGCGCGGTCAACGTGGTCAAGGAACTCGTGCAGCAACCGCTCACGCTGGCCGCGATGACGGGGTTCATCTTGTACCAAAACTGGCGACTGGCTCTCATCGCGATCGCCGTGTTGCCGCTGGGTTACTATCCGCTCATCCGATTGGGCCGACGCCTCAAGCGCCTGGCGCACGCCGGGCAGGAGCGGATCGCCGAGTTGTCGGCCATGCTCCAGGAAACCTTCTCGGGCATCGCGGTCGTCAAGGGCTTCGGCCGCGAGGAGTTCGAAGCCGAGCGGATGCAACATATCAACCGCCGGTATTTCGACAACATGATGAAGGTGGCGATGGTGTCGGAATTCGCCCCCGCGTTGATGGAGGTGTTGGGCGCGGCGGGCGCGGCCGGCGTGGTGGCCTACGGCGGTTACGCGGTCATCTCGGGCCAGATGACCACCGGCGCGTTTTTTTCGTTCCTGGCCGCGTGCTGGTTGATGTACGCACCGGTGCGCGCCCTGTCGGCGGCGAACAACACGCTGCTCACCGCGTCGGCGTCCGCCGAGCGCGTGTTCGCTATTCTGGACGTGGAGACCGAGGAGCGGCGCGACCGGGGTCACCGCGACCTCGAGACCGTGCGGGACCGCATCGAGTTCCGCGGCGTGGGATTTACCTACGAGGGGGCGGAGCGACCGGCGCTGTCCGACATCTCGTTTGCCGCGCGCGCGGGCGACATGGTGGCGATCGTGGGCGCGAGCGGCAGCGGCAAGACCACGCTCATGAACCTCTTGCCGCGGTTCATCGAGCCCACCCAGGGATTGATCGCCATCGACGGAGTGGACCTGCGCGACATTCGCCTCGCGTCCCTGCGGAGCCGCATCGGGATCGTGAGCCAGGACGTGGTCCTTTTTGACGACACCGTCCGCAACAACATCGCGTACGGGATGGCCGAGGTGGCCGACGCCGACGTCATCCGCGCCGCGGAGGCGGCGTTCGCGCACACATTCGTCCAGCGTCTCCCGCGGGGATACGACGCCGTGATCGGCGAGCGCGGCGTGACGCTGTCGGGGGGCGAGCGCCAGCGACTGGCCATCGCGCGGGCGATCTTACGGAACCCGCCCATCCTCATCTTCGACGAGGCCACCTCGGCGCTGGATCCCGAGTCCGAGGCGGTGGTCCAGCAAGCCCTCGCCAATCTCATGGTCCGGCGCACCACGTTCGTCATCGCGCACCGCCTCTCGACCGTTCAGCGGGCGACCCGCATCATCGTGTTGGACGGCGGGCGGATCGTGGAAGACGGCACGCACGAGACCCTGCTCGCCAAACAGGGCGCATACGCCCGTCTGTACCGCATCCAGTTCGAGAACCAGGCCGGGTATGTCAGCCCCTGA